In a single window of the Xiphophorus couchianus chromosome 10, X_couchianus-1.0, whole genome shotgun sequence genome:
- the foxi1 gene encoding forkhead box protein I1 — protein MNGFGHQPASNHQTSPIQHHSAQELLDMAVYCDNYGVYQQNLHHHPQRPPAHSSSYGLSDYTSPSANPYLWLNGPAINSSPYLPGNNSSSYMQPGYGSNQRQFLPTPTGFGGADLGWLSISSQQELFKMVRPPYSYSALIAMAIQSAQDKKLTLSQIYQYVADNFPFYKKSKAGWQNSIRHNLSLNDCFKKVARDEDDPGKGNYWTLDPNCEKMFDNGNFRRKRKRRSDINGSLPVKSEDAPHKLSDTASLLTPSPSSLHGSPASTEPKSSPPPSAEHSPCFSSFVSGVNSLLAGSDGSGAPGGLSQSRESMSGLGSYSPSLISPLNSDNRMNYYTSAQSLSNHFSVNNLLYSREGTEV, from the exons ATGAACGGCTTTGGACACCAGCCTGCCTCCAACCACCAGACCAGCCCCATTCAGCACCACAGCGCCCAGGAGCTCCTGGACATGGCCGTCTACTGCGACAACTACGGCGTGTACCAGCAGAACCTTCACCACCACCCGCAGAGGCCGCCGGCCCATTCCTCCAGCTACGGTCTGAGTGACTACACCTCCCCGTCCGCCAACCCCTACCTGTGGCTTAATGGACCGGCCATCAACTCCTCTCCGTACCTCCCTGGGAACAACAGTTCGTCCTACATGCAGCCCGGGTACGGCTCGAACCAGAGACAGTTCCTCCCGACTCCCACCGGGTTCGGTGGCGCCGACCTGGGCTGGCTGTCCATCTCCAGCCAACAGGAGCTCTTCAAGATGGTCAGGCCGCCTTACTCCTACTCTGCCCTGATAGCCATGGCCATCCAGAGCGCACAGGACAAGAAGCTTACTCTGAGTCAGATTTATCAGTATGTGGCTGACAACTTTCCTTTTTATAAGAAGAGCAAAGCTGGGTGGCAGAACTCTATCCGACACAACCTGTCTCTGAATGACTGTTTCAAGAAGGTAGCGAGAGATGAGGACGACCCAG GAAAGGGAAACTACTGGACTCTGGACCCGAACTGTGAGAAGATGTTCGACAACGGGAACTTCAGACGGAAGAGAAAAAGGAGATCGGATATAAACGGATCTCTCCCGGTCAAATCAGAGGACGCTCCGCATAAACTCTCCGACACCGCCAGCCTGCTGACGCCTTCCCCGTCCAGCCTGCACGGATCTCCGGCCTCCACGGAGCCAAAATCGTCGCCGCCTCCCTCTGCGGAGCACAGCCCCTGTTTCAGCAGCTTCGTGTCGGGCGTCAACTCGTTGCTGGCGGGCAGCGACGGCTCCGGGGCCCCTGGGGGACTGTCCCAGAGCAGGGAGAGCATGTCGGGACTGGGATCCTACTCTCCCTCCTTAATCTCCCCCCTGAACTCTGACAACAGAATGAACTATTATACATCAGCGCAGAGCCTCTCCAACCACTTCAGCGTAAATAATCTACTTTACAGCCGGGAGGGAACAGAGGTTTAG